The following coding sequences lie in one Vibrio sp. BS-M-Sm-2 genomic window:
- a CDS encoding aspartate:alanine antiporter, protein MNIDVVYLLEQNPILLIFVVLSIGLAIGKIRFGSLQLGNSIGVLITSLVMGHLGFSFNADGLTIGFMLFIYCVGIEAGPNFFGIFFRDGKHYLILSLVVLSTAIALTYFSSHYLGLGFGLSAGMMAGALTATPILVGAQDALNSGLAEVPRNMDLSLIIENLSVGYAMAYLVGLISMIMFARLIPKLQKVNLHDSAEQIAQERGLGASGQRKVYLPIIRAYRVGPELISWTDGKNLRELGIYRQTGCYIERIRRNGILAHPDGDAILQEGDEIALVGFPDSHARLDPSFRNGKEVFDRNLLDLRIVEEEIVVKSDSIAGKRLSDLNLSEYGCFLNRVVRAQIEMPMDLNIVLSKGDVLQVSGEKSRVHGLAEKIGFISIHSQMADLMAFCSFFILGILFGLITMTFGQVSFGLGNAVGLLLSGIMLGFLRANHPTFGYVPQGALNMVKDLGLMFFMVGIGLSAGGKIFEHLTQVGPQVIGIALVVSVLPVFFAYLVGAYVLKMNRALLFGAIIGARTCAPAMDIVNDHARSTIPALGYAGTYAIANILMTLAGTFIIIIS, encoded by the coding sequence GTGAATATCGACGTTGTTTATTTGCTAGAACAAAACCCCATCCTCCTCATTTTTGTTGTTTTATCGATTGGTTTAGCCATTGGTAAAATTCGTTTCGGTAGCCTCCAACTGGGTAACTCAATCGGTGTTCTGATTACTTCTCTTGTCATGGGGCATCTTGGCTTTTCCTTTAACGCAGACGGTCTCACTATTGGTTTCATGTTGTTTATCTACTGTGTTGGCATTGAGGCTGGGCCGAACTTCTTCGGTATTTTCTTTAGAGATGGTAAGCATTACCTCATTCTAAGCCTTGTGGTACTTTCTACCGCGATTGCCCTCACCTATTTCAGCAGTCATTACCTTGGCCTTGGCTTCGGCTTATCTGCCGGCATGATGGCAGGTGCGCTTACAGCAACGCCAATCTTGGTAGGTGCACAAGACGCTCTTAATTCTGGGCTTGCTGAAGTGCCAAGAAACATGGACTTGAGCCTGATTATCGAGAACCTATCGGTGGGTTACGCGATGGCTTACTTGGTTGGCTTAATCAGCATGATCATGTTTGCTCGCCTGATTCCAAAACTTCAGAAAGTAAACCTACACGACTCGGCCGAGCAGATAGCTCAAGAACGTGGTTTGGGTGCTTCTGGCCAACGTAAGGTTTATCTGCCTATTATTCGTGCTTATCGTGTGGGCCCAGAGCTTATCTCTTGGACTGATGGTAAGAACCTGCGTGAACTGGGCATCTATCGCCAAACAGGCTGTTACATCGAACGTATTCGACGTAATGGTATTCTTGCCCACCCAGATGGTGATGCAATTCTACAAGAAGGCGATGAAATCGCATTGGTTGGCTTCCCAGACAGCCACGCTCGTCTAGACCCAAGCTTCCGTAACGGTAAAGAGGTTTTCGACCGTAACCTACTCGATCTACGTATCGTGGAAGAAGAGATTGTCGTCAAAAGTGACAGCATCGCAGGTAAACGCTTATCTGACTTAAACCTGTCTGAATACGGCTGTTTCCTTAACCGCGTAGTACGTGCTCAGATTGAAATGCCGATGGACTTAAACATCGTGCTTTCTAAAGGTGATGTACTGCAAGTGAGTGGCGAAAAGAGTCGTGTCCACGGCCTAGCCGAGAAAATTGGTTTCATCTCAATCCACAGTCAAATGGCAGATTTGATGGCCTTCTGTAGCTTCTTCATTCTGGGTATTTTGTTTGGTTTGATCACCATGACATTCGGTCAGGTTTCGTTTGGACTAGGTAACGCAGTAGGCCTTCTTCTTTCAGGCATCATGCTTGGTTTCCTACGAGCGAACCACCCTACTTTCGGTTATGTACCTCAGGGTGCGTTGAATATGGTCAAAGACCTCGGTTTGATGTTCTTTATGGTCGGTATCGGCTTAAGCGCCGGTGGTAAGATATTTGAGCACTTAACCCAAGTTGGCCCACAGGTCATTGGTATTGCTCTGGTGGTGAGTGTGCTACCGGTATTCTTCGCTTACTTAGTTGGCGCTTACGTGCTGAAAATGAACCGCGCGCTGCTGTTTGGTGCGATCATCGGTGCACGAACCTGTGCTCCAGCAATGGACATCGTAAACGACCATGCTCGCTCAACCATTCCGGCTCTGGGTTATGCAGGTACCTATGCGATAGCCAATATATTAATGACCTTAGCTGGTACTTTTATCATCATCATTAGCTAG
- a CDS encoding acyl-CoA dehydrogenase has translation MSSLRQKWVSDPAFKLFKKVLPPLSSTEKEAMEAGSVWWDGELFSGKPDFTKLHQYPKPQLTAEEQSFMDNELETLLAMLDDHQIVKEDRDLPEEVWNFLRKERFFSLIIAKEYGGREFSAHANSTIVTKIATRSISTAVSVMVPNSLGPGELLSHYGTQDQKDYWLPRLADGTDIPCFALTGPEAGSDAGGIPDVGTVCMGMHEGKETLGIKLNWNKRYITLAPVATVLGLAFKLHDPEKLLGDKEDIGITCALIPADHEGVVIGERHDPLGLAFMNGPTRGHDVFIPMEWLIGGADYAGKGWRMLVECLSAGRGISLPALGTAMGHLTAKTTGAYAYVRKQFGMSIGKFEGVAESLGRIGGLTYLLEATRTLTTTSLDMKEKPGIVTAIAKYHMTEMARTILNDSMDIHSGRAIQDGPMNYLAAPYLGIPVAITVEGANILTRNLMIFGQGATRCHPYVLSEMEAAANPDEKQGAKDFDNLLFKHIGHATKNTFGAFGAALTGSKFIKADMSGPTKPYYQDLTRLSRALAVSADFAMLTLGGELKRKELISARLGDGLSYLYMASAALKKYEDEGRQQADLDYVHYAVQHCFHNAAKSLQEAYRNFPNKMVGKVLKGLVFPVGNHFEKPSDNLTVQLAESLMTPGAHRERLTHLCYIGKEEEDSVGLMESAFNAMYSIKPLERKIFKAVKEGKVARKGLLEDKLAQALAADVLTQEEVDQIVAADKLRYAAIQVDHFSHDFSETLTRKELKPKLNSVA, from the coding sequence ATGAGCTCTCTAAGACAAAAATGGGTAAGTGACCCAGCTTTTAAACTCTTTAAAAAAGTACTACCACCACTATCTAGCACTGAGAAAGAAGCGATGGAAGCGGGTAGCGTGTGGTGGGACGGAGAGCTGTTTTCTGGTAAACCAGATTTCACTAAGCTTCACCAATACCCAAAACCTCAGCTAACAGCAGAAGAGCAATCGTTCATGGATAATGAGCTTGAAACTTTGCTGGCTATGCTTGATGACCACCAAATTGTAAAAGAAGACCGAGACCTTCCTGAGGAGGTATGGAATTTCTTACGTAAAGAACGTTTCTTCTCGCTAATTATTGCGAAAGAGTACGGCGGTCGTGAATTTTCAGCACACGCAAACTCGACCATCGTAACTAAGATTGCGACTCGCAGTATCAGTACTGCGGTTTCAGTTATGGTTCCAAACTCTCTTGGCCCAGGTGAGCTGCTGTCTCACTACGGTACTCAAGACCAAAAAGATTACTGGCTACCACGTCTTGCTGACGGTACCGATATCCCATGTTTTGCATTAACAGGCCCTGAAGCCGGTTCTGATGCGGGTGGTATCCCTGATGTCGGCACTGTGTGTATGGGAATGCACGAAGGTAAAGAGACGTTAGGTATTAAGCTTAACTGGAACAAACGCTACATTACACTAGCACCAGTAGCGACTGTACTTGGTTTGGCTTTCAAACTGCACGATCCTGAGAAACTACTTGGTGACAAGGAAGACATTGGTATCACTTGTGCATTAATCCCAGCTGATCATGAAGGTGTTGTGATTGGTGAGCGTCATGACCCACTTGGTCTTGCATTCATGAATGGTCCAACACGTGGTCACGATGTATTTATTCCTATGGAATGGCTAATCGGTGGCGCAGATTACGCAGGTAAAGGCTGGCGTATGCTGGTGGAATGTCTGTCTGCGGGGCGTGGTATCTCATTACCAGCGCTTGGCACGGCGATGGGCCACCTAACAGCGAAAACTACCGGTGCGTACGCTTATGTTCGTAAGCAGTTTGGTATGTCGATTGGTAAATTTGAAGGTGTTGCTGAGAGCCTAGGCCGTATTGGTGGCTTAACATACCTACTTGAAGCAACTCGTACACTGACAACCACTTCACTTGATATGAAAGAGAAGCCGGGTATCGTAACGGCTATCGCGAAATATCACATGACAGAAATGGCGCGTACGATTCTGAATGATTCGATGGATATCCACTCGGGTCGCGCAATTCAAGATGGCCCGATGAACTACTTGGCAGCGCCGTACCTAGGTATTCCGGTTGCTATCACAGTAGAAGGTGCGAACATCCTGACTCGTAACCTGATGATCTTCGGTCAAGGTGCGACACGTTGTCACCCATACGTGTTAAGCGAAATGGAAGCGGCAGCAAACCCAGATGAGAAGCAAGGTGCGAAGGACTTCGATAACTTGTTGTTCAAGCATATTGGTCACGCGACTAAGAACACGTTTGGTGCGTTCGGTGCGGCATTAACAGGCTCTAAGTTCATTAAAGCGGATATGAGCGGCCCAACGAAGCCTTACTACCAAGACCTGACTCGCTTGAGCCGTGCGCTTGCTGTAAGTGCGGATTTCGCAATGCTTACACTAGGCGGCGAACTTAAACGCAAAGAGCTTATCTCTGCACGTCTAGGTGATGGTCTAAGTTACTTATACATGGCGTCTGCAGCGCTTAAGAAGTATGAAGACGAAGGTCGTCAACAAGCTGACCTTGACTACGTACACTACGCGGTTCAACACTGTTTCCATAACGCGGCGAAATCTCTACAAGAAGCGTACAGAAACTTCCCGAACAAGATGGTTGGTAAAGTACTTAAAGGTCTTGTTTTCCCTGTAGGTAACCACTTTGAAAAACCAAGTGATAACCTAACGGTACAACTGGCTGAAAGCTTGATGACTCCGGGTGCACACCGTGAACGTCTGACTCATCTTTGCTACATCGGTAAAGAAGAAGAGGATAGCGTTGGCCTGATGGAGAGCGCGTTCAATGCGATGTACAGCATTAAGCCTCTTGAGCGTAAGATCTTCAAAGCGGTGAAAGAGGGCAAAGTTGCTCGTAAAGGTTTGTTAGAAGATAAACTTGCTCAAGCACTTGCTGCTGATGTACTAACGCAAGAAGAAGTTGATCAGATTGTGGCTGCCGATAAGCTGCGTTACGCTGCGATTCAAGTTGACCACTTCAGTCATGACTTTAGTGAAACTTTGACGCGAAAAGAGTTAAAACCTAAGCTAAATAGCGTTGCTTAG
- a CDS encoding MurR/RpiR family transcriptional regulator, giving the protein MNTLEKIQKNLENFSKSERKVAEVIMASPQTAIHSSIATLAKMADVSEPTVNRFCRRLDTKGFPDFKLHLAQSLANGTPYVNRNVEEDDGPDAYTHKIFESTMACLDVAKNSLDAMQVNRAVDLLTQAKRISFFGLGASSAVAKDAQNKFIRFNIPITCFEDIVMQRMSCINCSDNDVIVLISHTGRTKSQVEIANLARENGATVIAITAKDSPLDKASSLSISLDVPEDTDVYMPMASRVVQMTVIDVLATGFTLRRGSGFRENLKRVKESLRDSRYEKYSQF; this is encoded by the coding sequence ATGAATACATTAGAAAAAATACAAAAAAACCTGGAAAATTTCAGCAAGTCTGAGCGTAAGGTAGCCGAAGTAATCATGGCTTCCCCTCAAACTGCAATCCATTCTAGCATTGCTACCTTAGCTAAGATGGCTGACGTAAGTGAGCCTACAGTTAACCGCTTCTGTCGTCGTTTAGACACTAAGGGCTTCCCTGACTTCAAACTTCACCTAGCTCAAAGTTTGGCGAACGGTACACCTTACGTGAACCGTAACGTTGAAGAAGACGATGGTCCAGATGCTTATACGCATAAGATTTTCGAATCGACTATGGCATGTCTAGACGTTGCTAAAAACAGTCTAGATGCGATGCAAGTAAACCGTGCGGTCGACTTGCTGACTCAAGCAAAACGCATCTCGTTCTTCGGACTGGGTGCCTCTTCTGCCGTAGCAAAAGACGCTCAAAACAAGTTTATTCGTTTTAATATCCCAATCACTTGTTTCGAAGACATCGTGATGCAACGAATGAGCTGTATTAACTGCAGTGATAACGACGTTATCGTTCTTATCTCTCACACTGGTCGCACTAAGAGCCAAGTTGAGATTGCGAACCTAGCTCGTGAAAACGGCGCAACCGTTATTGCTATCACAGCGAAGGACTCTCCATTAGATAAAGCAAGCTCGCTTTCTATCTCATTGGATGTACCGGAAGACACTGACGTTTATATGCCAATGGCAAGCCGTGTTGTTCAAATGACGGTTATTGATGTGTTAGCGACTGGCTTTACACTGCGTCGCGGTTCTGGTTTCAGAGAGAACCTAAAACGAGTGAAAGAGTCGCTTCGTGATTCACGTTACGAAAAATACTCTCAGTTCTAG
- a CDS encoding GrxA family glutaredoxin, which yields MFVVIFGRPACPFCVRAKEHAETLKAKRDDFNYRYVDIHAEGISKADLEKTVGKPVDTVPQIFIDQDHIGGCTEFEAYAKENLGLFD from the coding sequence ATGTTTGTAGTTATTTTTGGTCGCCCTGCTTGCCCATTCTGTGTTCGTGCAAAAGAGCATGCTGAAACTCTTAAAGCTAAACGTGATGACTTCAACTACCGTTACGTTGACATTCACGCTGAAGGTATCAGCAAAGCTGACCTAGAGAAAACAGTGGGTAAACCAGTAGACACAGTTCCACAAATCTTCATCGATCAAGACCACATCGGCGGCTGCACAGAATTCGAAGCATACGCAAAAGAAAACCTAGGTCTTTTCGACTAA
- a CDS encoding iron-containing alcohol dehydrogenase, which translates to MFQFMTSTKIIFGDGALSASLSLFNQYGYSVLLVTGNTLERTSIVTDYLDAQSMRYQHIAVSGEPNIKMVEEAATSARRFKPDMVVAMGGGSAIDMGKALAAVLPNQGNLYDYVEVVGRNVPLKTKPLPFIAIPTTASTGAEVTKNAVLKSGQDQVKVSLRSPDMLADVAIVDPILTHGTSLYLSGRGAMDAFTHLMEAYVCGEPNPLTDMICEEGLRKLSSSVIQACIYNESQARSDLAFASMLGGMAITNAKLGAAHGLASALGGKISAPHSVITARLAPFVMLENIAVAKEQQRSDILVRYQRIAQIVTGNVKAKEEEAISWLSEVLDTLKLPSLLEFGVCEAQFDEVSADALKSVAIKGNPLPLNQERLVHILEQVCQECSCGSDYREIALLNQDELINQPQTAESSFTIINSYASENSVVEKGNSWTI; encoded by the coding sequence ATGTTTCAATTTATGACATCTACAAAGATCATCTTTGGTGATGGAGCACTTTCCGCTTCATTGTCTCTCTTTAATCAATATGGCTACAGCGTGCTATTGGTCACTGGTAATACATTGGAGCGCACCTCAATTGTTACTGACTATCTAGATGCACAGAGCATGCGTTATCAGCACATTGCCGTATCGGGCGAACCCAATATCAAAATGGTCGAGGAGGCTGCCACGTCTGCACGTCGATTTAAGCCAGATATGGTGGTCGCAATGGGCGGCGGCAGTGCCATCGATATGGGAAAAGCGTTAGCTGCGGTTTTACCTAATCAAGGCAACTTATATGACTATGTCGAAGTTGTCGGGCGTAATGTACCCCTTAAAACTAAACCGCTTCCATTCATCGCTATTCCTACCACGGCCAGTACCGGCGCAGAGGTAACTAAAAATGCGGTGCTTAAATCAGGCCAAGACCAAGTTAAGGTCAGCCTTAGAAGCCCAGATATGTTGGCTGACGTTGCGATTGTCGATCCAATTTTAACTCATGGCACCAGCTTATATTTGTCAGGACGCGGTGCGATGGATGCCTTTACTCATCTAATGGAAGCCTACGTGTGTGGCGAACCGAACCCACTGACCGATATGATCTGCGAAGAAGGATTACGTAAGCTGAGTAGTTCGGTAATTCAGGCGTGTATTTATAATGAATCTCAAGCGCGTTCTGATCTCGCTTTTGCTTCAATGCTTGGTGGAATGGCAATCACTAATGCAAAGCTTGGTGCTGCACACGGATTAGCTTCTGCATTAGGCGGTAAGATTTCTGCGCCTCACAGTGTGATTACCGCGCGCTTAGCGCCATTTGTGATGTTAGAGAACATAGCGGTAGCGAAAGAGCAGCAAAGAAGCGATATCCTAGTGCGTTATCAACGAATCGCTCAGATAGTCACGGGGAACGTCAAGGCGAAAGAAGAAGAGGCAATTTCTTGGTTATCTGAAGTGTTGGATACGTTAAAGCTTCCAAGCTTACTGGAATTTGGTGTCTGTGAAGCTCAGTTTGATGAGGTATCTGCAGATGCGTTGAAGTCAGTTGCGATAAAAGGAAACCCTCTACCGTTGAATCAAGAGAGGCTAGTTCATATTTTAGAGCAGGTTTGTCAAGAGTGCAGTTGCGGCAGTGATTACCGTGAGATAGCGCTACTGAATCAGGATGAACTTATCAACCAGCCTCAAACTGCGGAATCGAGTTTTACCATTATCAACTCTTATGCCTCTGAGAACAGTGTGGTTGAGAAGGGAAATAGTTGGACTATCTAG
- the fabV gene encoding enoyl-ACP reductase FabV — protein MIIKPRIRGFICTTTHPVGCEANVKEQIAYTKAQGPIANAPKRVLVVGSSSGYGLSSRIAAAFGGGASTIGVFFEKAGTEKKPGTAGFYNSAAFDKLAKEEGLYSKSLNGDAFSNEAKQKTIDLIKEDLGQIDMVVYSLASPVRKMPETGEVIRSALKPIGETYTSTAVDTNKDTIIEASVEPASEEEIKDTVTVMGGEDWELWINALSEAGVLADGCKTVAYSYIGTELTWPIYWDGALGKAKMDLDRAASALNEKLGQTGGTANVAVLKSVVTQASSAIPVMPLYIAMVFKKMREEGIHEGCMEQIFRMFSQRLYKDDGSAPEVDEVNRLRLDDLELREDIQDHCRNLWPQITTENLKELTDYVEYKEEFLKLFGFGVEGVDYEADVNPAVEFDVADI, from the coding sequence ATGATCATCAAACCTCGAATTCGCGGATTCATCTGTACTACAACACATCCAGTCGGTTGTGAAGCTAATGTAAAAGAACAAATTGCTTACACAAAAGCTCAAGGCCCAATCGCAAACGCACCTAAACGTGTACTAGTTGTTGGCTCTTCAAGTGGCTACGGCTTGTCTTCACGTATTGCGGCTGCATTTGGTGGCGGCGCTTCAACTATCGGTGTTTTCTTCGAGAAAGCCGGTACTGAGAAAAAGCCGGGCACAGCTGGTTTCTACAACTCAGCAGCGTTCGACAAGCTAGCTAAAGAAGAAGGCCTGTATTCAAAAAGCCTGAACGGCGATGCTTTCTCTAACGAAGCGAAACAGAAAACAATTGATCTGATCAAAGAAGATCTAGGTCAAATCGATATGGTTGTGTACTCACTGGCGTCTCCAGTGCGTAAAATGCCAGAGACTGGCGAAGTGATTCGTTCAGCTCTAAAACCTATCGGCGAAACGTACACATCAACTGCGGTTGATACCAACAAAGACACTATCATCGAAGCAAGTGTTGAGCCTGCATCTGAAGAAGAAATCAAAGACACTGTTACAGTAATGGGCGGTGAAGATTGGGAACTTTGGATCAATGCTCTATCTGAAGCCGGTGTTCTAGCTGACGGTTGTAAGACTGTTGCTTACAGCTACATCGGCACTGAACTAACGTGGCCAATCTACTGGGATGGCGCGCTAGGTAAAGCTAAGATGGATCTAGACCGTGCAGCGTCAGCGCTTAACGAGAAACTAGGCCAAACTGGTGGTACTGCAAACGTTGCTGTTCTTAAGTCTGTTGTGACTCAAGCAAGTTCTGCAATTCCTGTTATGCCTCTTTACATCGCTATGGTGTTCAAGAAGATGCGTGAAGAAGGTATTCACGAAGGTTGTATGGAACAGATCTTCCGTATGTTCAGCCAACGTCTATACAAAGATGACGGCAGCGCGCCAGAAGTAGATGAAGTGAACCGTCTACGTCTAGATGATCTTGAGCTTCGCGAAGACATCCAAGATCACTGTCGTAACCTATGGCCTCAAATCACAACTGAGAACCTAAAAGAACTGACTGACTACGTAGAGTACAAAGAAGAGTTCTTGAAGCTATTTGGTTTCGGTGTTGAAGGTGTTGATTACGAAGCTGACGTTAACCCAGCTGTTGAATTTGATGTAGCTGACATCTAA